The Lycium barbarum isolate Lr01 chromosome 11, ASM1917538v2, whole genome shotgun sequence genome contains the following window.
TATATTGATTGATCTAGTTACTATCGGCTTAGTATTGAACGTATGGGATTGCACACCAGTCAGTGTTCTGATCTTTTCCAAATGATTAATTATTTGATAATTAAATTAGAGATTTAATTAgtcaaataaataaaattagtaGAGCAAATGAAACGTTATTATATTCTTTAGTAGCACAAAGAATTTAAATAATATTGTGAACAAATTAAACTGTTCTATTTTTTGAATTTAGTAGCATAAAAATAATTGTCATTTTAGTTTATTCATCCAAATTCCTAATTCTCAACAGATTCCCCTTTCTTGTTGATTGCTTCACAAACATATACCAACATCTCCCTTAATTATACTCTACTTGGCCCACACCACATTGCAGTAAGTAGTTGACACAGAATTCATAAAATTGCAAACTTGATGTGCTAGATTTACACTGCCAAAGGTTGAATTATATTGGTTATGTGACTATGTCCCCATTTGTGCAGGCTATAGCCTATATTCACGGACTGACAATTGTGCTTGTAAAACAAAATATGTTTGTCCCCATTGGATTTCTGATAAAACCGTGGACATAAAGATGTGGAAATGGCATCTTTATTTTTTGTTGGATTCCTAGACGATAAAAAAGATAAGTTCTAGCTATGCTCTGAAACAAAAAGACCCCGAAAATTGTGTGCATTGCGCTTTACTTGGTTGATCTCACACATTATTGTTTACTCAAATGATTTCTCAATATCATATACTTTGCGATGCAAATTCAAGTACATTTTCTTACCAAAATGTCATGAGTTCATGTTTATTTTCTTCCGAACCCAAGTCTCAGACTGCAACTTGAAGGTAGTGACGGAGCCAGAAATTTCGCTAAGGAgcgtcaaaatataaagaaggaAAGACGCGAAGAAATCTAGGATATTCAATATGAGAAATTAGTTAGGCTTAATTCTTCCTCTTGCATTGAAAATCTAATGCTTTAGTTGACTTCTTATTTCCAACCTACATATCATTCCATGACGAATTATTCAACTTGCATTAAAGCTACAGGAATCGTCGATTTCCCTATATTTATCTAAGCACATAATCCTAGAAGTCCAAGCAATAATTGTTAGGGATATAGTTGATCTGTCCAAAATTCAATCTCACATATGATAGATTCGAACATATGTTTCGGAATATTTGAATTAAATATATGGCATTTGAAATTCTTGAGTACTCCAAGACAATTTAATGAAAGGAGAAAAGAGTTTCTTAGGTCAATTGACATGCACACATAATTGGTAATCAATTAGGATTTGATAGTTGAACCATATTCTAAGATGACTCGGAGCTGTAAGGGCAAAAGgaaatactttatttttcttcTAACGGGTACTTGAGACTAAATTATATACTTCATCCAATTTAATCGTTAAGGAGTGTTGCTAGGCGCCATATTACTTGCTTAGTACACTGAATTGATCAATATACTACCGGCTCAGTATTGAACTTATGGGATCGTACAGTAACTAACGACCTAAAAAACTATTTTCTCCTTTCATTCAATTGCCATGACCTAAACTATTTTCTCCTTTCACACAATAGCCAAATTAAAAGGAAAGCGGTTCTAACTTCTACGTCTAGTGGTGGCCTGCTGTCACAACTTAGACAATTAAATGGATAAATTTTCATATTATCTTCTTAGTAGAAGGAATCTCCTTGAGCCATAATGTCAAACAGTGACTTCAGATTTTCACATTTGCATTGACCTTCACAACACAACCATAAAAGTCTTCATGATGAATTCACCTTTAGCCCCATTCTTCTTTGGCCCAAACCTCGAAATATTTGCCTGCCGATTTTCAATTGTGAAAAAGAGTAAGAAGGTGGTAGAAACGGCGTAATTTttaattattataccatagtCACTAACCACTATAACTCTATAGTCATTTGTGGTCTACATCAAATGCTTACCTCAAATTAAAATAATCAATCCAAAAAGAAACaacacaaaaattcactttacCTGCGGTTCATAAAAGGAGTCTAAAAAATATTGTTCATAAAAGTAGTCTAAAAAGTATACTcctagtagtttttttttttttttaatttacaaatGACCCCTAAGAACTTTGGAATCAATTGGTCAAAAGTACCTCCTTAGGCTAGGATTCGGGGAGATGCTTGTGATCAACTTTAAATAGTTTAATTTACTGTGGGAGCAGTTGCGAATTTATATTTTTCACTAATTTACGATACGCTTCCTACGAATAAGATTAAAGCCACAAAAATAGCCGCAATTATTGCAAAAGTCCATATTTAGCATCTTTTCGGTTCTACTAATAGATTTGTAGATAAAGTCCTTTAAATTCTACAAGACATGCAACAAAGGATATCTTTTTAATTTCTTGTGGGCTGGGTAGAACCTGGGTAAAAACAAAGAGAAGAAAGGGCACCTCTAGATTTTGAAGTAAAATTTTTACTAGTGAGTGATTATTCAATTCTTTAAGCATTAAAATGGGTAATGTAACGTTACCACTCAATTCTCAGTTACCAAGAAGGAAAAATGTTAAACTTTACCTGTGTATTATATAAAAATGCTTAATTTTGCCATCTGTTACATTTTTGTCGTTAGCATATTATTTTCCCTTGCATTCATGGAGCCCTAGCATGAAATGAGTGGACTCCACATGTCCAAATCCTTCGAGAAAATAGTTCAAAGTTATCCCTTAACTTTTCAttatgattaaaaaaaattatccccATGTTGGAGCTTTGACAGGGATCAAGGGCGAAAATGAGACTTTTTCCTAACGGTATCGGGTAACATTATACCAAAAGTTTAACGAAGAGCAAAGTTACTCTATTTGTAATAGTATAGCGGTAAATTCAATCTTTTTCCCATAATAAAGAATCTAATTGTTTGATGCCTAAAATTTTAAAGAAGTGTTCGAACTTAAAATATCAACTCCTTAGGATTATAAAGTTTAAGCAAAAGAGTGAAATTTCAGAAAGACAAAATAGGGGGTTATTACAATAAATTTGCATTGTAGGTAAAACTATAAAAAGTTTGTGTATTTTATGGATGGTTGGTTAGCATCGTATCCTTAGAAGTGGGCCTATTGCGTGAGAAAACAAGAACCAGGTGGGGTTTAATACTGAAAATTCAAGTGCCCCTACCTACATGAACTCACAGTACGAGCTGGAGGAGAAAAAAGTAACATATGACCAACTTCGTACCAGTTGTGTAATGCTTTTGGGACATGACTATTTGAAACCATGTGCCTAAAAACATATATTATCCCTTCCTAAGTCTTACCTTTAAGGAAAAAACATAACAATTGACAAAGATGACTTGGCTAAAGGAGGTGTAGAAATAGAAAGGTTACCTAATTATATTACGTACCTGTACCATGTAGTTGGCGTTTCAATGATCGCGGCCACCCAAagttacaacaacccaaacaagaAATACTAAGCAGTAGATGTAACTAATtaagatgattatgatttgttgTATAGCTATTGTGTAGTTAATGTGTCCGCCCCTTCTTCTTAGTAGTGTAACTGTTGTGTCGCCCCCCTTCTTCTCAGGGGTAAAAAGCTTAGGATCCACAATAGAAGAGAGAATCCGCTCCAGATAACCATGCATCAGCTAAGTAGCGTGCGCAATGGAATCCAAGTCGAGAATATATTGGAAAAGAACATCTAATGAAAAAATACTCACATTCAGTTTAGTTCAGAAAACACTTTTCCATGAAAAATTTGTCATTCCCTTAATTTTTGTGGATTCCCTGGAAGTTGGTTCAAGCACCAATTAATAGTCTAAATTTATGGTGCTCAAGCACCAATTGCATTTGACGGCAAACACTACTACttataaaaaattaataaaaaattttaaaaaaaattggcaatTCATTCAAATATATTAACTGAGCATCTTATACTAATAGCAATTTTCCcattaaaaataattaaacatTCATGATTTAAAAATTCTGAGGCCGCGGCGATAACTATTGGATCTTAGCATCCAagatggaactagggttttgtttccTATTCCGTTGATGAATTTTGGGGGGGAAAAATCAGGTGAAAGATTATTCTTTCTTTTGTCTTGTTGCAAATTAAGGTGAGTGGGGGCACATTTGGAAGAGTGTAACAAATTGAAGATTTTGATTTTTGAAAGGAGACCACAAGAGCACATGGCACAATTAGTGAGAGCAATAGAAGCATCACTTGGTTGCCTTCCACCAAGTCAGGCTAATTGATCATTGGCTCCATATAAATTTTGATAAAGTTCCAAATCACcaaaccaaaacaaaaaaaattaaaatttgaacatatcatcatcatcattaccttcATCACTACTTTCAACCCACACAGCACACTTAAATTCCAAATAATTCCCTCTTTAACTTTCTTTTCTTCTACTCCTTCCACTTCCTTCCCCCCATCTCCCTTTTTTACACCTTTTTCTTCTTGCTCCCTCTTGTTATGTCTCAACTTCCCTTTACTCAACTCTCTCACCTAAAATTTATTTATCTCTCTCACCACCCCACCCTCAGCAAAAGAAAAAAGggatagttgtacatatatatatacacacacacaacatCATGTGCCTTGAATAACGTTATCATGGTTCGTTTGTTTGATATGCCATGGTAAGAGCGAATTTTGACAGAACAACAGAAAAAGATGAAACAAGTTAGAAACTTTGGGACAATGACTACGAGGTTTCTCAGCAGTTTTTGCATATTCATCCAAATTGGTTGTCTTTTTATAAGTTCAGGTGAAGAGATTTATCTTCTTCTCCCTCATAATTGTCATAAGTTCAGGTGAAGAGATTTAACTTCTTCTCCCTCATAATTGTCATACACCCATGTCCAATAATGTTCGGCATAAGTTTCTTTTTTGCAACATGGCATCTTATTCTCTGTGTTATGAGCCAAAACGATGCTGTTTCTTATACTTTTTTGGGAAATTTAATATTTTCTTGGCCTATTATATCTTAAAGAGCATTGATGTCTAAACTTTTCTTGCGCATATTCTGAATGGCTTTGGTTCTCAATGTTTTATTAGTCATAATTATTGAAATCGTAGGAGAATTTACATGTGAAGAAGTTTCAATTTGAATTCCCTGTTTGAATTATTATGCAGAGAGAGTGATTAACTATTAAACTTTCCCCTTTGGAAAAAGGACAATGATTATTCATTTCATCTTTTTTGACTCTGCATCTATCTTTTTCTTCGCTCATTATTTTGATTGTCTATAGTGCCCCTTTTTTCCCTTGTCAAATAAATTTTCTGAGCATGTTGTTTTTGAAATCATATTTCAACTTCTGCCTTCCACTAGAACCATTATGCTTCTCTCAGTTTATCATAAACTGAGTTTGTTCTAGATCAGGTGAATACCAAAATGAGTATTAGTTGCAATTCTAGCTTTTGTTCAGACAAGGGGGAAACTTATAAATCAATTTCTTACACAACAGATAAATGGTCCAGCAAATTCTGTTATCTCTTATTTTAACTAGTACTCCCTCCCCGTTTCAATTTTTGTGTCTTACTTTACTTTTTAGTCTGTTTTTAAACAAAAATGtcactttttatatttaataattaCTTACATGACATATTTAATTacatgacatatttaagatcacaagacACAAAATGCATTATGATATAATTTATATACATCTTTTTAGTTTACGACAACAAAATTCAGAAGTTTTCCTGCTTTCTTAAATTTCATATCAGTCAAATTAAGACGCATAAAATGAAAGGCGGAAGTAGTATAATAATTCTGCATTTTTATTAAGTAAGCTGCATTAAAGGGTCGACAGTAGTCATAATTACATGACCAGAAATTTCATTCCAATTGGTAAAAGTTATAAATTGGATGTCGCTTTCATTACAGGTAAGGAATATTAATTCCCTTTAAGTTTGCATATACAATTGCAGTAAAAGTGTCCCCAGGTTAATTTTTTTGTAGATTACTTTTACCAAAATTAGAATCAAAACCACCAATCAGATAATTCAACAGTACaattattgttgttgtaaatTTGCAGGTTCAAATGCTACACATACAAGATCCTTAGAACAGAATTCTTCAACTAGTGAAAAGGACATAACAACTCCAATAACAACAGTTCCAACTGGAACTCCTCTCACCACTACTCCCACTACAACTACCCCAGTGCTGAACCCCACAATCTCGGATCCTGATTCGACCCCTAACGGTCCAGCCAATCCGGTAATGACACCATCCATAACCAATTCACCGGTATCTTCATCAAGCTCGAGCAGCAGTTGGTGTGTTGCTAGCCAAGCTGCCTCGCAAACGACCCTACAGGTCGCGTTAGACTATGCCTGTGGCTATGGTGGAGCTGATTGCTCTGCCATCCAGGCTGGTGGAAGCTGTTACAACCCCAACACGCTCCGCAATCACGCTTCCTTTGCATTCAATAGTTATTATCAGAAAAATCCAATTCCTAATAGCTGCAATTTTGCTGGTGCTGCTGTTACTACAAACACTGATCCCAGTAAGCTAACAATTCCCATAAGTCCTGTAACCAAATCGAAAAGTTCACCATATTACATGTTATTAAGCCTATTTTCTTATGTTGTGTGCAGGTAGTGGTTCATGTCAATTTCCATCAACAAGGTGATTAAAGTTGTATTTTTATTCAACTGAACCTGTATCATGCAATAGAATTTCTGATAAATCTTCTGAATTGCAGTACAAGTGCATCAATTTTGAATACAACAAATTCAAGTGGTTCAACAGTTTTTGGAGCTGGACCAATTACGCCAACTACTTCAGCAGCTGTCCCTCAAAATAGCTTCCTGAATTATTATTACTACCACATATTAATTTGTATTGTGATACTGCTAGCGGATTATGATCGATGAACTGTAACTTCCTTTGAAGCCTATTTTTTCTTGGAAATTGTGGAGTACAACATACTGCTGGCCGGAGATAAACATCAGTGCATGAGGATATACAAGATTGAGTTTACAAATATGGTGTGATCAGTGATGTCAAATTGGTAACAAGTTGTTGCTTTTTTTAATCAATTTGCCGAAATGACATCTTGCTTTTTGGGAGATAAAAGAATTTGTGTGAAGAGTTGTAGATGAAGAAAGTGAGCAATATTCTGCTGGATTTGTAGTGTTGCTTAGCTAGAAACTAAGTTTTCTTGTAGATTTTGTAAAAGCTTGTAACACTAATAGTGGATGTGGATAAAAGAACAAAGATACACATTGCTTTTTGTTTTGCTGAAGCCTAAAGTTGAGAGGAGAATCTGTTGAGTTTTGGGGTGTGTGAGTACAAAGTCCCATATGGAACAcagaaaagaaacaaaaaaaagttGCTTATAAACAGTTAGAATATTTTTAATGGTGTAAGACATTTTGAAAAAAGTGGTGCGGGTTTAATTTAAAACGGACTATGTCAGAGAGTTTTGGGCTGGTTTAGCATTACAGAATCTTACTTGGGACTTGTGTTAAAAGGAAGTTGTTCCACTGATAGATTCTGAATAGCTTAATACAGAAATGTGAGAGAAGATAAGAAAAGCAAAAGGGAGAGAAAGAAAGCAGAATTTAAATTACTAACTGTGCTTGAGTTGCACAAGAGAAATTCATAAATACTTATTCAGATTAATTCAGTACTTGAAGGATAATCCAAGTCACTTCGATGCTATATCAGCAAAGCAAACAACTTGGACTTTGTTCCAAATGGTAGAAGTTTTTGTTCCAAGAGACTAATAGATATATAAAAAATTTAACAGTTAAATTTTATAATTTGGACCATAAATCAATTTAAAACGATTAAAATTGGGACAAAAGGACATGATTAAACTTGCTTTTGCTCCAACAGATCTTCTAGGAAAATGTCCAATCTTGCTCCTTAACAATTGACTTTCGTTTGATTATGTCATTCGTTAAAAGTTGCCAAAAAAAAACATCGTCTCCATAAAAAAGGTGGAGCATTTTTGCTCTTCCATTCCGCCTCAACAAACGAAATCCTACCTAGGCTGACACGTGAATGAGAAATGTTTAGGAAACTAAAAATCTTTTTACAGTAAAAACAACAATCCCACCACCACCATTTCATCAACCCCCCCGCCCTCCCCCCAACCAATTGGAAATAGTAAAAAATGTCTTGTTCAAGGGATAAAACTGTTGAACAAAACAAAGACTTCCTATGGATCGAAGTTTGTAGATATGTCTCGAAACAAAAATAACAAATGGACAATCGGGTTTACTCAGAAAATAGTTTGGGCCTTGTACCAACTAAATTTCAGCCCAAAGGAAAAGAGTAGAAGGCGACCCATTCCCAATTCCATTCGAATTCTTTCTAATtctaactatatagaagagccggtttggctcactttttcgtcgtccgtccaattaaaaaaaaagtgtgggccccatagtaaacaccaatcaatataaaaaaaaagtagaactcaccatctccaaactcacggaaaaaaaagtggatcccatattaataaaatcaagcaatatcctaaaaaaaaaagtgaatcccatattaaaaaaacaaacaatgtaaaaaaaaggtacatcccatattaaaaaatcaaacaatattcatgtaatttctccTGGTAAATaagttttctcttttaaaaagtattaataaatttttgccaactttgtattcgtaatcgtagcaaacactaatataataaagtcttggatatggagcacaaactacaatgttatattaatcgtgttttgaacataatatatatatatatagaagagctgatttataagcaagatcgtcgtccgtcctttggtcccacttttttatttaagggcaaaaaaatcttTTGTGGTCTCACCCactttttatttaagggcaaaaaaatgacattttatactttatattaccaactcttctaaaaagaagatagaaatactttattatatttctatttttgtactatatagaagcatcggtttacccatgcttcgtcgtcagtcactcttaaaaataaaataaaaaaataaggtggaccccatactaaaaacgccaagcaatattaaaaaaaaaaaagtagaccccatattaataaaacaagcaatgtcaaaaaaaaaaaaaatgtgcaccccatatattaaaaaataaaacaatattcatgtaattcccaaagtatccccatcaagtcaataatagtgaattcattgccacatgcgtatcaacccattagtgggagcaaataaaattattgcacagcaaaaaacatggactccatattattgcttttcttcaaaaggatAAGTAGCCAAATACatacaatttcttttcttttcttatattagcctgagatctaatctatatatttaattgctgtattttctattccgccatgtcatttatttgttatgtttattaaaataaatatacttaaaatatttatattttaaaataagatagaatttaattactttttcatttttattcttactctaataaatgtgaaaagagattaatatcaaatggagatcaaataatgaataaggtaaattagtcaaattctaattctaattcacgtttccttaaaaaaccatgcaaaagacaacatgacaagtaaaatgagctaaactaaatagtatttcttcgtttaaatagaaaatcaatttctactttgttttgttttaaacatgtaaaattaatttaacaatttgaattagaattatccaaatcaaaatttgataaaaaataataagtattttacacttttaaattaatcgaattaaaattgaaagtatcaactgatgcttaaatattgctattatcttatctcaaagagaggaaaatagtttccttttaaacaagtcttctcttttaaataaacttttttagatacggagcacaaactacaatgttatattaatcgtgttttgaacataatatatatatatatatatatatatatatatatattatcactctGCAAACACAATTACatatatagatacactataatccaaagtgttgagCCCGTGTAAGCCATCTAGTTATATAGAATGATGAGTTTAATTGTTGGATCGTCGACATGCTTCTGGTTATTTAGGTTTAGTTCTGACTATTGATTGGTCCAACTAAGTTGATCACTGTGCAATTTGTAGTAGTATTTGAGTTGCAGACCTTTTAGCCCTTTGACACGTATGGGGTATGTTTTAAGTTGGTCCATGTTCTCATTATGATTGTGGCTGACAACTTTTAACATTTTACTTTCCCATTACTCCTATTCAGTGAGATTTGTTTCAACAGAGTACGAAATTATATTTTGCTCCGTTCACCTTTACTTGTCTAATTTTaatttttcacgttatttaagaaataataaataaaatgtgtATTTTATCATGATACCCATATTATGTACTCCCtcaattcacttttacttgttcactatttctaaaataaattttatttttacttattATTTTTCACATATTAAGATAAAACAAAAAAGCATTcctgttttacccttaacattaattacccATTCCAAATCATTTTCCAAAACCAATACCATTATATACCAATTAATATGAGCATCATGGTAAAATAcacactttatttattatttcttaaatagcGTAAAAAGTGAaaactgaacaagtaaaaatgaacgaagggagtactattttgatttttgacaagtaaaagtgaacggagggagtactaatgTGAACATAGtgcttttattttcattttttacagCTTAGGTTCGTTAGATTCAATTGTTCTGAAATTAAATTGTGGTTatcatttttttccttactcCATTTGTGCTAATTTACGAGACATTTTTCATTTTTCGAAAttcaaattatataaaatttGATCAACAAGTTATAATGTATTATTCTTCATATTGACATGAgaaaaattgcaacttatagtacttttcgtataatttttaatatctaaattttaactttaaaatattgagttgatctaTTCCAGTTGAGCTTCAAAACTTAGTCAAATAAACTCACTggaagcgaaaagtgtcacataaattgagacggaaagAATAATAATTTTATACTGCTATagttataaattatttcatttagAATTACATTCCAAATCATTTCCAAAACCAATACCATTATATACCAATTAATATGAGCATCATGATAAAATacacattttatttattatttcttaaacagcgtgaaaagtcaaaactggacaagtaaaaatgaacgaatggagtactattttgatttttgacaagtaaaagtgaacggagggagtacttaatGTGAACATAGtgcttttattttcattttttacagCTTAGGTTGGTTAGACTCAATTGTTCTGAAATTAAATTATGGTTatcatttttttccttactcCATTTGTGCTAATTTACGAGACATTTTTCATTTTTCGaaattcaaattatataaattttgatcAACAAGTTATAATGTATTATTCATCATATTGACATAAGAGGAATTACAACttatagtgcttttcgtataatttttaatatctaaattttaactttaaaatattgagttaatctattcCAGTTTAGCTTCAAAACTTAGTCAAATAAACTCACTggaagcgaaaagtgtcacataaattgagacaaaaagAATAATAATTTCATACTGCTATAGTTATAATTATTTCATTTAGAATTACATTGTCTAATAGCCAATAGTGAATTAGTATCTCTAAATCTATATTTTCGTGTCACAACCATCTTCGAGTTCCAAGAAACTATTTTGGTAAATACTGAATAACTCACAATGTTTAGATCAAATAAGATTCATCCTTCTAAactaataaaaatgaagttggtAACCCTaataaataatttttgaagagttGTGCTAAGTTAACAAGGACcaagtaaaatgaaataaagggggTATTTAATTAAGGAGCTATTATGAACCAATTTGGACAATTTTTTATGCCAAAATGTATTGCTAAAATTTGTGTATAAGTTCCGACAATCGGTAAGGATCTGCAAACAATTTGTACAAGTTATGACACAATCAAGACTTGTGGCAAGACACCAATCCATCAGAACTTCTGATGATCCATCAAGATCTTGTGGACCAATTGATAATAAAGTTATGACACAATTTGTATGAAAGTCTTGATGATCCGCCCAAACTTGCATAAAGCGGGCCAAGTCTTTTTCCATTCGAACCTCTGGGCATCCACCAAAACTTATGCACGATTTGTTTCAAAATTAAGACATAATTAGTACTAAAGTCCTGACAATCCGCTGGAACGTGTGACAGAAAAAATATTTGTTCATCCATCAGAACTTCTAACGATCAGTCAGGACTTACTATCATATTGTGACGCCGAAACTATTTTTACAATATAAGTCAAAACTTAAAATAGTGGTACTAGACACAAACAATATATGGGGTTTGaaaatgttgggcccgtgcaaAGCACGACAACGATTATCTAGTAAAAGTAGAAGCAACACTTGTACAAATTCTTAGAAGCTTCTCAGCTTAGTACAAGGAATATGCTGCGTTTGTTTTATGATTTTTCATAGCCAATGGGTATTGGACACATTGTATAGAATTTGCTATTTATTTTATTCGTTCATCACAAACAACATGAGGAAGACATGTCAGCAATCCTTGTTGGTTAGCGATCGAGCCATGTTATGGGACCCAAACCAAGATTTCGCCCATTTCTCATTTTTGGCATGTTTCTCCCCCCAAATATTCCCTTCCAACCCACATTATTACACATAAACCAACCTTtaaaattttcatatatatatatatatattactactatatataagggagaatactaatttttttgtagtcctcacataaAAATTTATCTCTTTTTATCCCTAATTAAAGTTTTTATTATGTTGTGAATCCTCACACATTTGGTAAATATTGAGAACTCTAAGGGTTTTTTCATACCAAGAAAAATGATGATGCCATGGAAAAGGTGATAATGGACCCCACAAAGCACAATCATACATATATGAATTAAAACATTGTTCttataatattatttaatatTGTTTATTGATGTTACTTACCATTTATCATTTACTATATTAAATTTTCATTGGTCCGATTAAATGTAATgcttttttggttttttttattttctcctataattttATAAGGAAAAAGAAAGCTTAAAGTAAGAACAATTTAATCTTATTGatttttcagtatttttttgTATGATTTAATTTGAAAGAACATCTTCAAGAGTATCTTGCAATACCAAcactttaattatttatatttatttataagttaactttattgatttTCAATATTGTAGCATTATATATTTTTGACGTCAGTTAAATACAGCATATCTTTTGCCAAAAATAAATTAGCCAATATGGATTCAATTCAGAGaaacaaatgaaattaattttacatatgaTAAAACTCAATTTGAATCATTGGAGATTATACtctcaaaaaaaaattcaataaaatataaattaaaaaagCTTTTGTGTGTGCATATGTTTgatcttttttgaaaaaaagCCTATTATTTAAATTAAAACTGTATTCTCCTTTAACTTTCAAATACTTTTTTgtactcaaatattttaaaagtATTTAGAAAGTATCAAAGTGATGTTACACAAACAACGAAGTAAGagcaaattttttgaaaaaaaaaaatcaacaaatttaatttttaatgtTAATTTAGCCTCGGGCTTAGCACGGGTCAAGTGATACTAGTATATATATCATTCACCCCACAATATT
Protein-coding sequences here:
- the LOC132618473 gene encoding glucan endo-1,3-beta-glucosidase 1-like, with product MKQVRNFGTMTTRFLSSFCIFIQIGCLFISSGSNATHTRSLEQNSSTSEKDITTPITTVPTGTPLTTTPTTTTPVLNPTISDPDSTPNGPANPVMTPSITNSPVSSSSSSSSWCVASQAASQTTLQVALDYACGYGGADCSAIQAGGSCYNPNTLRNHASFAFNSYYQKNPIPNSCNFAGAAVTTNTDPSSGSCQFPSTSTSASILNTTNSSGSTVFGAGPITPTTSAAVPQNSFLNYYYYHILICIVILLADYDR